The bacterium genomic sequence CTCCACCTTTTCGAGACCGGCGAACGGGAAGAACATGCCGATGGCGTTGGACCCCCCGCCCACGCAGGCCACGACCACGTCGGGCATCTCCCCCTCGAGTTGGGCGATGCTCTCCTCGCCGATCACCTTCTGGAACTCCCGGACGATCCACGGGAAGGGATGGGGGCCGACGACCGACCCGATTATGTAATGCGTGGTCTCCACCGTGCGTACCCAGTCGCGCATGGCCTCGTTGACGGCGTCCTTCAGGGTGCCGGCTCCCGATGTGACCGGGACCACGTCGGTCCCGAGCATGCGCATCCTCTGCACGTTGAGGGCCTGGCGCTCGATGTCCTTCTCGCCCATGTAGACCAGGCACTCCAGGCCCGCGTAGGCGGCGGCGGTGGCGGTGGCGACCCCGTGCTGGCCGGCGCCCGTCTCGGCTATGAGCCGGGACTTGCCCATGCGGTTGGTGAGAAGGGCCTGGCCCAGGGCGTTATTGATCTTGTGGGCGCCGGTGTGGGCCAGGTCCTCCCGCTTGAGGAGGACGCGCACGCCGAGCTCCTGCGACAGATGGTCGGCGGAGCGGAGGGGGGTGGGCCGGCCCGTGTAGCTGGCCAGCAGGTCATGGAACGCGCTGACGAAGCCCGGGTCGATCCACGCTTCGGCGAACTCGGAGGCCAACTCCTCCAGGGCGGGCATCAGGGTCTCGGGAGCGAACATGCCGCCGTAGTCGCCGAACCTGCCCCGTTCGTCAGGCCGGTCCAACCTGGGACCCGGACCCGTCGCGGCGGTTACCGTCATGGATTCTCCTCCACCCGTTTGGCGTTCCTCACGAAGCTGCGGATCCTGGAGGGATCCTTCACCCCGGGCGCAGACTCTAGGCCGGACGAGGCGTCGACGCCCCATGGACGATGACGGGCCACCGCGTCCGCGACGTTCGAGGGGTTCAGACCGCCCGCCAGCACGTACCGGCTGCCCGGAGGCGGGAGCCACTCCGGAGCGACCCCGCGGCCCGTACCGCCCAGGTCGTTCGGCGAGTACCCGTCGAGGAGGGCGGTGCAGCCGGGCGGGATGGTCCCCAGGTCCACGGGGCCCCGCACGCGGTGCGGCCGGAGCACGAAGGCCCCGGCCGTGGCCGCCACGCGGGCGGCCTCGGGCGCGTGGTCACCGTAGGGCTGCACACCGGCGGCGCCCACCCGGTCCAGCAGTTCCACGAGTTCGTGGGGACGGGCGTCGAGGGTAAGGATCACCGCGGGCACACGGGACATGGAGGCCAGGCG encodes the following:
- the trpB gene encoding tryptophan synthase subunit beta yields the protein MTVTAATGPGPRLDRPDERGRFGDYGGMFAPETLMPALEELASEFAEAWIDPGFVSAFHDLLASYTGRPTPLRSADHLSQELGVRVLLKREDLAHTGAHKINNALGQALLTNRMGKSRLIAETGAGQHGVATATAAAYAGLECLVYMGEKDIERQALNVQRMRMLGTDVVPVTSGAGTLKDAVNEAMRDWVRTVETTHYIIGSVVGPHPFPWIVREFQKVIGEESIAQLEGEMPDVVVACVGGGSNAIGMFFPFAGLEKVELVGVEAAGHGIETGRHGASIGAGSPGILHGARTYMLQDDEGQVLEAHSISAGLDYPGVGPEHAYFADTGLARYVSITDEEALGGVDLLSRTEGIIPALESAHAVAWVAKEADALRDRTVLINLSGRGDKDVEMIAAKIGMR
- a CDS encoding phosphoribosylanthranilate isomerase: MTWVKVCGMRTAGDVEAAADAGADALGLNLIPGTPRYLEVDDAARLASMSRVPAVILTLDARPHELVELLDRVGAAGVQPYGDHAPEAARVAATAGAFVLRPHRVRGPVDLGTIPPGCTALLDGYSPNDLGGTGRGVAPEWLPPPGSRYVLAGGLNPSNVADAVARHRPWGVDASSGLESAPGVKDPSRIRSFVRNAKRVEENP